Proteins from a single region of Calditrichota bacterium:
- a CDS encoding aldehyde dehydrogenase family protein encodes MADIYKNFINGEWVGSKSGETFENRNPANWDEIVGIFPKSSKEDVDLAVKAAKKAFNEWRLVPAPVRAEIMKKAGDIMVERKEEISRLMTREMGKVIAETRGDTQEGIDTAYYAFGEGRRLFGHTVPSELPNKFNMTMRIPIGVAGVISPWNFPMAIPTWKIFPALLTGNTVVFKPASDPPATATKLVEIFLDAGVPPQAINLVHGTGNGVGIPIVEHPDIDLI; translated from the coding sequence ATGGCTGATATTTACAAAAATTTTATTAATGGCGAATGGGTGGGTTCCAAATCGGGTGAAACATTTGAAAACCGTAATCCGGCAAACTGGGATGAAATTGTGGGTATTTTCCCAAAATCCTCAAAAGAGGATGTTGACCTGGCTGTAAAAGCGGCCAAAAAGGCCTTTAATGAATGGCGCCTGGTACCGGCTCCTGTACGAGCCGAAATTATGAAAAAGGCGGGCGACATCATGGTTGAGCGAAAGGAAGAAATCTCGCGCTTGATGACCCGCGAAATGGGAAAGGTGATTGCAGAAACACGCGGAGACACGCAGGAAGGCATTGACACCGCTTATTACGCCTTTGGAGAGGGCCGCCGCCTTTTCGGGCATACCGTTCCCTCCGAATTACCCAATAAATTTAATATGACCATGCGTATTCCGATTGGCGTGGCAGGGGTTATTTCCCCATGGAATTTCCCAATGGCTATTCCCACCTGGAAAATTTTTCCGGCCCTTCTCACTGGCAACACGGTGGTCTTTAAACCTGCCAGTGATCCCCCGGCAACGGCCACCAAATTGGTTGAAATTTTCCTGGATGCAGGTGTCCCGCCACAGGCCATTAACCTGGTCCACGGAACAGGTAATGGAGTCGGCATCCCAATTGTTGAACATCCGGATATCGACCTGATTT
- a CDS encoding sigma-54-dependent Fis family transcriptional regulator, with product MAGEVLLIGEDNPTLQAQLKEFLEKQDFIVFAYSDPHDLIDFLHDQAVDILMLSTGISNGNGTTVLRSIRNNGIPVDIIMMSDTSDTEEIIQCMRLGAYDFLIRPFPNERLLLAIKNCLERKRLIVENIELRKKADIQESIVGESQEIQTLKESIELVAKTNSRVLILGENGTGKELVARAIHRKSDRASGPFIEVNCAAIPANLIENELFGHVKGAFTGATNEHKGKFLRANGGTLFLDEIGDMSLTAQAKVLHAIEDGVIQKIGSTQSIHVDTRIIAATNKKLADEMKAGRFREDLYYRLNVVTIHTPPLRARISDVPILVKHFFRFFSRKYSIPIKSLESEAIHSLMRYSWPGNVRELKNLIEKLVIMTSSQIISKEELMTIWERKTKLPDANEKALTSQRLNRGLKEAKEAFEKDLISKTLEKNDWNVAKSAQDLKIARTYLYKKIQIYGLVKG from the coding sequence ATGGCAGGGGAAGTTTTATTAATCGGCGAAGACAACCCAACCCTTCAAGCCCAATTGAAGGAATTCCTGGAAAAACAAGATTTTATTGTTTTTGCCTATTCGGATCCTCACGACCTGATTGATTTTTTGCATGATCAAGCCGTTGATATTCTGATGCTTTCAACCGGAATTAGCAATGGTAATGGGACAACGGTTCTCCGAAGCATTCGAAATAATGGGATTCCGGTCGATATCATCATGATGTCAGATACCAGTGACACCGAAGAAATTATTCAATGCATGCGGCTCGGAGCATATGATTTTCTCATCCGCCCCTTCCCGAACGAACGCTTGCTGCTTGCCATCAAGAATTGCCTTGAACGAAAACGCCTTATTGTGGAAAACATTGAGCTTCGGAAAAAGGCGGACATTCAGGAAAGTATTGTGGGAGAAAGTCAGGAAATTCAAACGCTTAAAGAGAGCATCGAGCTGGTTGCAAAAACCAACAGTCGCGTTCTGATTTTGGGCGAAAATGGCACCGGAAAGGAATTGGTTGCCCGGGCCATTCATCGGAAAAGCGACCGGGCCAGCGGACCTTTTATCGAAGTAAACTGCGCAGCGATTCCCGCAAATCTCATAGAAAACGAATTATTTGGTCATGTAAAAGGGGCCTTTACCGGCGCCACAAATGAGCATAAAGGAAAGTTTTTGCGGGCAAACGGCGGCACTCTTTTCTTGGACGAAATTGGCGATATGAGCCTCACGGCACAGGCAAAAGTCCTTCATGCAATTGAAGACGGCGTCATCCAGAAAATTGGCTCCACTCAATCCATTCATGTGGACACGCGGATTATCGCAGCCACCAACAAGAAATTGGCTGATGAGATGAAGGCCGGCCGTTTCCGTGAAGACCTCTACTACCGACTCAATGTGGTTACCATTCATACCCCTCCGCTCCGGGCACGCATAAGCGACGTCCCCATTTTGGTGAAACATTTCTTTCGTTTCTTCTCAAGAAAATATTCAATCCCCATAAAAAGCCTTGAATCGGAAGCCATCCATTCTCTCATGCGGTATTCCTGGCCTGGAAATGTGAGAGAACTAAAAAACCTGATCGAGAAACTGGTCATTATGACGTCATCCCAGATCATATCAAAAGAAGAACTTATGACCATCTGGGAGCGTAAAACCAAACTTCCCGATGCCAATGAAAAAGCACTAACCAGCCAAAGATTAAACAGGGGCCTCAAAGAAGCAAAAGAGGCGTTCGAGAAAGACCTTATTAGCAAAACCCTGGAAAAGAATGATTGGAATGTTGCAAAATCAGCACAGGATTTGAAAATTGCCCGGACCTATCTTTACAAGAAAATTCAAATCTATGGTCTCGTGAAGGGTTGA
- a CDS encoding OmpA family protein, whose amino-acid sequence MKAHIFFRMIGVILFPILLTATLTFSQNLSHRWGVGFTGGPVKMVLGQTDLSTIEPWAGLSVRYGFSGRLAVDLNASYGWVYPRNSGGSQFTHISHYHTLLMPVWTQLVYIPFPDESFRPFFSVGGGILDWEIRDISNTTSPLERGESIPGRGDIVNGTLVAGFGLEKIFSDKVGTSLFFRFHYIFKGNDDTIGLSFDGGPADDNRGIVEAGIEFRFYNTGYRDTDGDGIEDRLDVDPTHPEDFDNYEDYDGEPDYDNDGDGIPDSLDRCPNKAEDFDGFQDTDGCPDYDNDKDGIPDSLDKAINQPEDFDGFQDKDGVPDLDNDQDGIPDVRDKCPNAAETINGYQDDDGCPDEKPKPMLKKGGRIILKGVRFQSGSAYLTPDSYAILDTVYESLAQNPDVEVEIRGYTDSVGSRAFNLRLSQKRAEAVKQYLVNRGISPRRIRAIGYGEDDPIASNATQRGRAQNRRIEFIRIK is encoded by the coding sequence ATGAAAGCGCATATCTTTTTCCGAATGATTGGCGTTATTCTTTTCCCAATTTTATTAACAGCGACCCTCACATTTTCTCAGAATCTCAGCCATCGATGGGGTGTTGGTTTCACCGGCGGCCCGGTAAAAATGGTGCTCGGTCAAACCGATCTGTCCACAATTGAACCGTGGGCCGGCCTGTCTGTTCGTTATGGATTTTCCGGCCGCTTGGCTGTTGATCTGAATGCATCCTATGGGTGGGTGTATCCGCGAAATTCCGGCGGATCCCAGTTTACCCACATCAGCCATTACCATACGCTACTCATGCCGGTCTGGACACAATTGGTGTACATCCCGTTCCCGGACGAATCTTTTCGCCCGTTTTTTTCAGTTGGGGGAGGAATTCTGGATTGGGAAATCCGGGATATTTCCAATACAACATCACCCCTGGAACGGGGAGAAAGCATTCCCGGGCGGGGAGACATTGTAAATGGCACATTAGTTGCAGGCTTTGGATTGGAAAAAATCTTTTCCGACAAGGTGGGCACGTCCTTATTTTTTAGATTCCACTATATTTTTAAAGGAAATGACGACACCATCGGCTTAAGCTTCGATGGAGGACCCGCCGACGACAATCGGGGAATTGTGGAAGCCGGAATTGAATTTCGATTTTACAACACCGGCTATCGCGATACTGACGGAGATGGAATCGAAGACCGATTGGATGTCGATCCAACGCATCCGGAAGATTTTGATAATTATGAAGACTACGATGGCGAGCCGGATTACGATAACGATGGCGATGGTATCCCGGATAGTCTGGACCGGTGCCCCAATAAGGCAGAGGATTTCGATGGTTTTCAGGATACCGACGGATGCCCCGATTACGACAATGACAAGGACGGCATCCCCGATTCGCTGGACAAAGCAATTAATCAGCCAGAAGATTTCGACGGCTTTCAGGACAAAGACGGCGTCCCTGATCTCGATAATGATCAAGATGGCATCCCCGATGTCCGGGATAAGTGCCCGAACGCCGCGGAAACCATCAACGGCTATCAGGATGACGACGGCTGTCCGGATGAAAAACCCAAACCCATGCTCAAAAAGGGCGGCCGTATTATTCTCAAAGGTGTTCGTTTTCAGAGCGGAAGCGCTTACCTGACACCCGATTCTTATGCTATTTTGGACACGGTCTATGAATCTCTGGCCCAAAACCCCGACGTCGAGGTTGAAATCCGCGGCTACACCGACAGCGTCGGCTCCCGCGCCTTTAACCTGCGGCTTTCCCAAAAGCGGGCAGAAGCCGTTAAACAATATCTTGTGAACCGGGGAATCTCCCCCCGACGCATTCGTGCCATCGGTTATGGCGAGGACGATCCGATTGCAAGCAATGCAACCCAAAGGGGACGTGCACAAAACCGGAGAATTGAATTCATACGCATAAAATAA